A genomic region of Serratia fonticola contains the following coding sequences:
- the flgE gene encoding flagellar hook protein FlgE, giving the protein MAFSQAVSGLNAAATNLDVIGNNIANSATYGFKSGSVSFADMFAGSQVGLGVKVAGITQNFNGGTTTSTNRSLDIAISQNGFFRMQDADGGIFYTRNGQFKMDENRNITNMQGLSLTGYPAGGTPPTIQQGADPVPLSIPEGMMNAKSTTSGNMVTNLKSTHQVPDVQPFDPSKTDSYNYVNTITTYDSLGNAHNINAYFVKTADNKWDVYTQDGSVTGAPADKAGSLNFNTSGALTDTLDANGAPSATPFNLVVPMSAKDGAPAQTFNLSFAGSLQQNVGSDSASKITQDGYATGEYKGFQINKDGTLVGVYSNQQTQLLGQIVLTNFSNPEGLESQGDNVWKETGASGQPRVGLAGGGGFGTLTSGALEASNVDLSQELVNMIVAQRNYQSNAQTIKTQDSILQTLVSLR; this is encoded by the coding sequence ATGGCCTTTTCTCAGGCAGTCAGCGGCTTGAATGCTGCAGCTACCAACCTGGATGTGATCGGTAACAATATTGCCAACTCCGCCACCTATGGTTTTAAATCCGGCAGCGTTTCCTTTGCGGATATGTTTGCTGGTTCCCAGGTCGGCTTAGGGGTGAAAGTGGCAGGCATCACCCAGAATTTCAATGGCGGCACCACGACCAGCACCAACCGTTCACTGGACATCGCCATCAGTCAGAATGGCTTTTTCCGTATGCAGGACGCCGATGGCGGTATCTTCTACACCCGTAACGGCCAGTTCAAAATGGACGAAAACCGCAACATCACCAACATGCAGGGCTTAAGCCTGACCGGCTACCCGGCGGGCGGCACGCCGCCAACCATTCAGCAAGGGGCCGATCCGGTTCCGCTGAGCATTCCGGAAGGCATGATGAACGCCAAATCCACCACGTCCGGCAATATGGTGACCAACCTGAAGTCGACCCATCAGGTGCCGGATGTTCAACCGTTCGATCCTAGCAAGACTGACTCGTACAATTACGTCAACACCATCACCACTTACGACTCCCTGGGCAATGCGCATAACATCAACGCCTACTTTGTTAAAACGGCGGATAACAAATGGGACGTTTACACCCAGGACGGCAGCGTGACCGGTGCGCCTGCTGATAAAGCCGGTAGTCTGAACTTTAACACCAGCGGTGCATTAACCGACACGCTGGATGCTAACGGGGCACCCAGCGCCACGCCGTTCAATCTGGTGGTGCCAATGTCAGCCAAAGATGGGGCACCGGCCCAAACCTTTAACCTGAGTTTTGCCGGTAGTCTGCAACAGAACGTCGGCAGCGACTCAGCCAGCAAGATCACCCAGGATGGTTATGCCACCGGGGAGTACAAAGGCTTCCAGATCAATAAGGACGGTACCTTGGTTGGGGTGTATTCCAACCAACAGACCCAGTTGCTGGGGCAGATCGTGCTGACCAACTTCTCCAACCCGGAAGGGCTGGAATCCCAGGGTGACAACGTGTGGAAAGAAACCGGTGCTTCAGGTCAGCCACGTGTGGGTCTGGCTGGCGGCGGCGGCTTTGGCACCCTGACCAGCGGCGCGTTAGAGGCCTCCAACGTTGACCTGAGTCAGGAGTTGGTAAACATGATCGTCGCGCAACGTAACTACCAGTCGAATGCGCAGACCATCAAAACCCAGGATTCTATCCTGCAAACATTGGTCAGCCTGCGCTAA
- a CDS encoding flagellar basal body rod protein FlgF has protein sequence MDHAIYTAMGAARQTLEQQSVTANNLANASTPGFRAQLSALRAVPVDGPSMLTRTLVTASTPGADMSQGPLNYTGRPLDVALQQDGFLAIGLPDGSEAYSRNGSIQISSTGQLMVQGMPLIGDGGPIEVPPQAEITLAADGTISALNPGDPPNTIAQIGRLKLVKADAREVVRGDDGLFHLTAAAQQQRGNQLPNDPDVRVMPGVLEGSNVKPMETMVDMIANARRFEMQMKVIHSVDENEQRANSLLSMS, from the coding sequence ATGGATCACGCGATTTATACCGCGATGGGCGCTGCCCGGCAAACGCTGGAACAGCAGTCGGTAACGGCCAATAACCTGGCTAACGCCTCGACACCGGGGTTCCGTGCTCAGCTTTCGGCACTGCGTGCGGTGCCGGTTGATGGGCCAAGCATGCTGACGCGTACGCTGGTAACCGCTTCTACTCCTGGGGCGGATATGAGCCAAGGGCCGCTGAATTATACCGGGCGGCCATTGGATGTTGCGCTCCAGCAGGATGGTTTCCTGGCGATCGGCCTGCCGGATGGCAGCGAGGCGTATAGCCGCAACGGCAGTATTCAGATCTCCTCCACCGGGCAACTGATGGTGCAGGGGATGCCGTTGATAGGGGACGGGGGGCCGATCGAGGTTCCACCGCAGGCAGAGATTACGCTGGCCGCGGATGGCACCATTTCGGCACTCAATCCGGGCGATCCTCCGAACACCATTGCGCAGATTGGCCGTTTGAAGCTGGTGAAGGCCGATGCGCGCGAAGTGGTGCGCGGTGATGACGGCCTGTTCCATCTGACGGCGGCGGCTCAACAACAGCGTGGTAACCAGTTGCCGAATGACCCTGATGTGCGGGTCATGCCCGGCGTGCTGGAAGGCAGCAACGTCAAACCGATGGAGACGATGGTCGATATGATCGCCAACGCCCGCCGGTTCGAAATGCAAATGAAGGTCATCCACAGCGTGGATGAAAACGAACAGCGTGCCAACTCATTACTGTCGATGAGCTGA
- the flgG gene encoding flagellar basal-body rod protein FlgG, whose amino-acid sequence MIPSLWIAKTGLDAQQTNMDVIANNLANVSTNGFKRQRAVFEDLLYQTMRQPGAQSSEQTTLPSGLQIGTGVRPVATERIHSQGNLSQTNNSKDVAIKGQGFFQVMLPDGSQAYTRDGSFQIDQNGQLVTASGFQVQPAITIPANALSLTVGRDGIVSVTQQGQTAAQQVGQLTLTTFINDSGLESIGENLYQETESSGAPNESTPGLNGAGLLYQGYVETSNVNVAEELVNMIQTQRAYEINSKAVSTSDQMLQKLTQL is encoded by the coding sequence ATGATCCCATCCTTATGGATTGCCAAAACGGGTCTGGACGCGCAACAGACCAACATGGACGTCATCGCCAACAACCTGGCGAACGTCAGTACCAACGGCTTTAAACGCCAGCGCGCAGTATTTGAAGATCTGTTGTACCAAACCATGCGCCAGCCGGGAGCTCAATCTTCCGAACAGACTACGTTGCCTTCGGGGCTGCAGATTGGTACCGGGGTGCGTCCGGTTGCCACCGAGCGGATCCACAGCCAGGGCAATCTGTCACAGACCAATAACAGCAAAGATGTGGCGATCAAAGGGCAGGGCTTCTTTCAGGTCATGCTGCCTGATGGCAGCCAGGCGTATACCCGCGATGGCTCGTTCCAGATCGATCAGAATGGCCAGTTGGTTACCGCCAGCGGTTTTCAGGTGCAGCCCGCAATCACCATCCCGGCCAACGCCCTGAGCCTCACCGTGGGCCGTGATGGCATCGTCAGCGTGACGCAGCAAGGCCAGACGGCGGCGCAACAGGTTGGCCAACTGACCCTGACCACCTTTATCAATGACAGCGGCCTGGAGAGTATCGGCGAAAACCTGTACCAGGAAACGGAAAGCTCCGGTGCGCCGAATGAGAGTACCCCAGGCTTGAACGGCGCGGGCCTGCTGTATCAGGGCTATGTTGAAACCTCCAACGTTAACGTGGCGGAAGAGTTGGTCAACATGATCCAGACCCAGCGCGCCTATGAAATCAACAGCAAAGCGGTATCGACCTCCGATCAGATGCTGCAGAAACTGACGCAACTGTAA
- the flgH gene encoding flagellar basal body L-ring protein FlgH, translating to MVMLALGGCAYIPHKPLVDGATTAQPAPAGAPMPNGSIFQAAQPMNYGYQPLFEDRRPRNIGDTLTIVLQENVSASKSSSANASRNGASKFGVATSPRYLDGLLGNARADMDISGDSTFGGKGGANANNTFSGTITVTVNQVLANGNLHVVGEKQIAINQGTEFIRFSGVVNPRTISGNNSVTSTQVADARIEYVGNGYINEAQTMGWLQRFFLNVSPF from the coding sequence ATGGTGATGCTGGCACTTGGCGGCTGCGCTTACATTCCGCATAAACCTTTGGTTGACGGGGCGACCACGGCGCAGCCCGCACCGGCGGGTGCCCCTATGCCGAACGGCTCTATTTTCCAGGCGGCGCAGCCGATGAACTATGGTTACCAGCCGCTGTTTGAAGATCGCCGTCCACGCAATATCGGCGATACCCTGACCATCGTTTTGCAAGAGAACGTCAGTGCCAGCAAGAGCTCGTCAGCCAATGCCAGTCGCAACGGTGCCAGCAAGTTCGGCGTAGCCACTTCGCCACGCTATCTTGACGGGTTGTTGGGGAACGCCCGTGCCGATATGGATATCTCCGGTGACAGCACCTTCGGGGGGAAAGGGGGGGCCAACGCCAACAACACCTTCAGCGGTACCATTACCGTCACGGTCAATCAGGTGCTGGCCAACGGCAACCTGCACGTGGTGGGAGAAAAACAGATCGCCATTAATCAGGGAACCGAATTTATTCGTTTCTCTGGCGTGGTTAACCCGCGCACCATCAGTGGCAACAACTCGGTCACGTCTACCCAGGTGGCGGATGCGCGTATTGAGTATGTGGGCAATGGATACATCAACGAGGCGCAAACCATGGGCTGGTTGCAGCGTTTCTTCTTAAATGTTTCACCGTTTTGA
- a CDS encoding flagellar basal body P-ring protein FlgI has translation MLNRILTGLVICLLSLPAGAERIRDLVTVQGVRDNALIGYGLVVGLDGSGDQTMQTPFTTQSLSNMLSQLGITVPPGTNMQLKNVAAVMVTAKLPPFSRAGQNIDVVVSSMGNAKSLRGGTLLMTPLKGVDNQVYALAQGNVLVGGAGAASGGSSVQVNQLAGGRISNGATIERELPTTFGQEGVINLQLNDDDFTLAQQISDAINRQRGGGTASPLDARTVQVLVPRGNSSQVRFLADIQNISINVGTMDAKVIINSRTGSVVMNRDVVLDSCAVAQGNLSVVVDRQNVVSQPDTPFGGGQTVVTPNTQISVQQQGGSLQKVNASANLNNVVRALNALGATPIDLMSILQAMQSAGCLRAKLEII, from the coding sequence ATGTTAAACAGAATTCTCACAGGGTTGGTGATTTGTCTACTGAGCCTGCCGGCAGGGGCGGAGCGCATCCGCGATTTGGTCACGGTTCAGGGGGTGCGTGACAACGCGCTGATCGGCTATGGCCTGGTGGTGGGATTGGACGGTTCCGGTGATCAGACCATGCAGACCCCATTTACCACCCAGAGTTTAAGTAACATGCTTTCGCAACTGGGGATCACCGTGCCCCCAGGCACCAACATGCAGTTGAAAAACGTGGCGGCAGTGATGGTCACCGCCAAGTTACCGCCATTTTCCCGTGCCGGGCAGAATATCGACGTGGTGGTGTCTTCAATGGGCAATGCCAAGAGCCTGCGTGGTGGCACCTTGTTGATGACTCCACTGAAAGGCGTTGATAACCAGGTTTACGCGCTGGCACAGGGCAACGTGCTGGTCGGGGGGGCCGGTGCCGCCTCTGGAGGCAGTAGCGTGCAGGTCAATCAGCTGGCGGGGGGGCGCATCAGTAACGGGGCGACAATCGAACGGGAACTGCCCACCACTTTTGGCCAGGAAGGGGTGATCAATCTGCAATTGAACGATGATGATTTTACCCTGGCACAACAGATCAGCGATGCCATCAATCGCCAGCGTGGCGGGGGGACGGCATCGCCACTTGATGCCCGTACCGTCCAGGTACTGGTACCGCGTGGCAATAGCTCTCAGGTACGTTTTCTGGCGGACATCCAGAATATCAGCATTAACGTCGGCACGATGGACGCGAAGGTGATCATCAACTCGCGCACCGGTTCGGTCGTGATGAATCGCGATGTGGTCCTTGATTCCTGCGCCGTGGCCCAGGGCAATCTGTCGGTGGTGGTTGACCGACAGAATGTTGTCAGTCAGCCGGATACGCCGTTCGGCGGCGGGCAGACCGTGGTGACTCCCAATACCCAGATTTCTGTGCAGCAGCAAGGCGGATCGCTGCAGAAAGTGAACGCCAGCGCCAACCTCAATAATGTGGTTCGGGCGTTGAATGCGTTAGGGGCAACGCCGATCGACCTGATGTCGATCCTGCAGGCGATGCAGAGTGCAGGCTGCCTGCGGGCCAAGTTGGAAATCATCTGA
- the flgJ gene encoding flagellar assembly peptidoglycan hydrolase FlgJ gives MSSDLMAMSGAAYDAQALNGLKRDAAADPQGNLKQVAQQVEGMFVQMMLKSMRAALPQDGVLSSDQTRLYTSMYDQQIAQQMSQKGLGLADMMVTQLSGGGARPSESAGTVPMALDNDVLQTLPNPALEQMVRRAVPKAPPVTPMPLSNGNFVARLSIPARVVSQQSGIPHQLIVAQAALESGWGQREIPAADGSPSYNLFGIKAGSNWDGPVTEITTTEFEQGTAKKIKARFRVYGSYMEALGDYARLLTKNPRYADVAAARTPEQAAQALQQAGYATDPQYAKKLVSVIQQMKNAGEQVAKAYTHDLKDLF, from the coding sequence ATGAGTAGCGATCTGATGGCCATGTCGGGCGCGGCCTATGATGCCCAGGCGTTGAACGGTTTGAAGCGTGATGCCGCCGCCGATCCTCAGGGGAACCTCAAGCAGGTGGCTCAGCAGGTCGAAGGGATGTTCGTGCAGATGATGCTCAAAAGCATGCGTGCGGCGTTGCCTCAGGATGGCGTATTGAGCAGCGATCAGACGCGGCTGTATACCTCGATGTACGACCAGCAGATTGCCCAGCAGATGTCGCAAAAGGGGTTAGGGCTGGCGGACATGATGGTTACGCAGCTCTCCGGCGGAGGCGCCAGGCCGAGTGAAAGCGCAGGGACAGTGCCAATGGCGCTGGATAACGACGTGTTACAGACCCTGCCGAACCCGGCGCTGGAGCAGATGGTTCGCCGTGCGGTGCCGAAAGCGCCACCGGTAACGCCGATGCCACTGAGCAATGGTAACTTTGTGGCGCGCTTGTCGATCCCGGCACGGGTGGTCAGCCAGCAGAGCGGTATTCCGCATCAGCTGATTGTGGCACAGGCCGCGCTGGAATCCGGCTGGGGGCAACGGGAAATCCCCGCTGCGGATGGTTCTCCGAGCTACAACCTGTTCGGTATCAAGGCAGGCAGCAATTGGGATGGCCCGGTGACGGAAATCACCACGACCGAATTTGAGCAGGGGACGGCGAAGAAGATCAAAGCCCGCTTCCGTGTCTATGGCTCGTACATGGAGGCGTTGGGGGATTACGCCAGGTTGCTGACCAAAAACCCGCGCTATGCCGACGTGGCGGCAGCCCGCACCCCAGAGCAGGCGGCACAGGCTTTGCAGCAGGCAGGCTATGCCACCGACCCACAGTATGCCAAAAAGCTGGTCAGCGTTATTCAACAAATGAAAAACGCAGGGGAGCAGGTAGCAAAAGCCTATACCCACGATCTGAAAGACCTGTTCTGA
- the flgK gene encoding flagellar hook-associated protein FlgK, which produces MSNSLINTAMSGLNAAQVALSTVSNNISNYNVAGYNRQTAILAQNGGLGTMNGFIGNGATVTSVNREYNQFIMTQLRGAQSQAAAQNTYFEKVSQIDNLLSSKTNTLATGIEDFFKNLQNVVSNAGDDAARQTVLGTANGLVNQFNNADKYLRDMDLGVNQQLSESATQINNYSQQIARLNDEITQMRASSGGSEPNALLDQRDQLVTELNKIVGVQVTQQDGDAYTVSFANGLTLVQGSTSYQVEAVPSSKDPSRLTLGYNRGNGTSEIPESQITSGSVSGVLKFRSESLDSARNQLGQLALALADSFNQQHRQGFDINGDPGEDFFSFSGGHAISNSNNTGDASLSVSFTDTSKVKASDYRMEFDGSNWQVTRLSDNARVPATAGTDANGNPTLSFDGLEVGIQGNPQTNDSFTIKPVSDVAGSLKVAIGDSAKLAAAGAEDGGKGDNDNAKKLLDLQNVKVVEGKATLSGAYAGLVSAVGNQTATAKVNSTSQNNIVTQLQTQQQSISGVNLDEEYGELLRFQQYYMANAQVIQTASTLFDALLNIR; this is translated from the coding sequence ATGTCCAACAGTTTAATCAATACCGCGATGAGTGGCCTGAATGCGGCGCAGGTGGCCCTCAGTACCGTCAGTAATAATATCTCCAACTATAACGTGGCGGGGTATAACCGCCAGACCGCCATCCTGGCGCAGAACGGTGGCCTCGGCACCATGAACGGTTTTATCGGTAACGGTGCGACCGTCACCAGCGTAAACCGCGAATATAATCAGTTCATCATGACGCAACTGCGTGGGGCGCAGAGCCAGGCTGCGGCGCAAAATACCTACTTTGAAAAAGTGTCGCAGATCGACAACCTGTTGTCCTCCAAGACCAATACGCTGGCCACCGGTATCGAAGATTTTTTCAAAAATCTGCAGAATGTGGTCAGCAATGCGGGGGATGATGCTGCACGTCAGACCGTGCTGGGCACCGCCAATGGCTTGGTTAATCAGTTTAACAACGCCGATAAATATCTGCGTGATATGGATCTTGGGGTCAACCAGCAACTGAGCGAAAGTGCCACCCAAATCAACAACTACAGTCAGCAAATTGCCAGACTGAACGATGAAATCACCCAGATGCGTGCCAGCAGCGGCGGCAGTGAGCCGAATGCGTTGTTGGATCAGCGCGATCAATTGGTGACCGAGCTGAATAAAATCGTCGGGGTTCAGGTGACGCAGCAGGATGGCGATGCCTACACCGTCAGCTTTGCCAATGGGTTGACGCTGGTGCAGGGCAGCACGTCCTATCAGGTAGAAGCCGTGCCTTCCAGCAAGGATCCTTCACGCCTGACGCTGGGTTACAACCGCGGCAATGGCACCAGCGAAATTCCGGAAAGCCAGATCACCAGCGGTAGCGTCAGCGGCGTATTGAAATTCCGCAGTGAATCGCTGGACAGCGCCCGTAACCAACTGGGTCAATTGGCGCTGGCGCTGGCGGACAGCTTTAACCAGCAGCACCGTCAAGGCTTTGACATTAATGGCGATCCCGGTGAAGACTTTTTCAGCTTCTCGGGAGGTCATGCAATCAGTAATAGCAACAACACCGGGGATGCTTCTTTATCGGTCTCTTTTACCGATACCAGCAAAGTAAAAGCCAGTGACTATCGCATGGAGTTTGATGGGAGCAACTGGCAGGTGACTCGCCTTTCCGACAATGCCAGAGTGCCCGCGACCGCAGGAACCGATGCCAATGGTAATCCGACACTGAGTTTTGACGGTCTGGAAGTGGGCATTCAGGGCAACCCGCAAACCAACGACAGCTTCACCATCAAGCCAGTCAGTGACGTTGCCGGGAGTCTGAAGGTCGCGATCGGTGATTCGGCCAAGCTGGCCGCTGCCGGAGCGGAAGACGGCGGCAAAGGTGATAACGACAATGCCAAAAAACTGCTCGACCTGCAAAACGTCAAGGTTGTTGAGGGGAAAGCGACCCTGAGCGGCGCCTATGCCGGGTTGGTGAGCGCTGTGGGTAACCAGACCGCGACGGCGAAAGTCAACAGCACCTCACAAAACAATATCGTCACTCAGTTGCAAACCCAGCAGCAGTCTATTTCCGGGGTCAACCTGGATGAAGAGTATGGCGAACTGTTACGTTTCCAACAGTATTACATGGCGAATGCACAGGTCATTCAGACCGCCTCCACCCTGTTTGATGCGTTGCTGAACATTCGTTGA